A segment of the Longimicrobium sp. genome:
CGCAGGATGCACGCGTTGGCCCCCTCCGTACCTCGCTCTCCGTCGCTGGAGAGAATCGACGTCGGAGGCACTCTTCGCGTGTGAGGCGACCTCACTGACGTCTACGTGCAACAGGATAGGAGAAATCCTGCTGCGGTCAACCTCTGCAGAAAATCCATGTACAACAGATTTTCAGCGAATCCAACGTTTTAGGCTGAAAAAAGCTAGCACTGGCGCCAAGTTGGTTTCCTGCGTGTAGCTCCGACTGTCGAACGTCTGCTGTGTGAGTTTCATCTGTTGGGGTTTTCCTCTGCTACCTCTGCTTCCTCTGCGTGAGGCATTTCGGATCTGGTTCCGAACGGCTCGACTGCTCGCGGACGGCGCGAATCCCGCGTGCGGGGGTCAGACCGGAGAACGAGGCGAGGGAGGGGGAGGGACGATGGCGATCGACCTGATCCAGGTGCCGTACGACTCGGCGGTGCGCGGGGCGCGGATGGGGCGCGGGCCGCTCTGGCTGGCGGAGAACGGGGCGACGGAGCGCCTGCGCGCCGTCGACGGCGACGTGCGCGAGACGGTGGTGGAGGCGCGCCCCGACTTCCGCGCGGAGGTGGCCACGGCGTTCGAGCTGGCGCGCTCGGTCGCCCTGACCGTGCGGACGGCGCGCGGGCGGGGGAGCTTCCCGCTGGTGCTCTCGGGGAACTGCTTCGCCGCGCTGGGCATCCTGGCGGGGCTGGGGACGGGGGACACGGGCGTGGTCTGGCTCGACGCGCACGGCGACCTCAACACCCCCGAGACCACCGCCAGCGGCTTCCTGGACGGGATGGCGCTGGCCACGGTGATCGGCCGGTGCTGGAGGACGCTCGCCGCCTCGGTGGCGGACTTCGTCCCGGTGCCGGAGGAGCGGGTGGCGCTGGTGGGCGCGCGCGATCTGGACGAGGGCGAGACGCGGCTGCTGGAGCACTCGCGCATCCTGCTGGTGCGCGCCGACGAGGTGCGCGAGCGCGGGCCCGAGGGCGCCCTGGCGCGGCTGGAGGCGCTGGCGCGGCGCGTCTCGCGCGTCTACCTGCACCTGGACCTGGACGTGCTCGACCCCGCCGCGGGGCGCGCCAACGCCTTCGCCGTGGCCGGCGGCCTGTCGGCGGACGGGGTGCGCGAGGCCGTGAGCACGATCGCCGAACGGGTGCCGATCGCGGCGGCGGCCGTCACGGCGTACGACCCCGACCACGACGCGGACGGCCGGATGCTGGAGACCGCGCTGGGGCTGATGGAGCTGCTGGCCGAGGTCGGCGAGCGGCCGGCGGCGCTGGGGAGCATGTAGGCACGCCACTCGGGAACAAAGTTTTCTCCGCGCGCTCCGTCCGCCCCGCGACTGCTACGGCTCATACCATTTTCCCGAGCATCGTTCAGGATTCAAGCCGAAGAACCGCATGTCTTACGCAGAGGGAGCAGAGGAAGCAGAGAACACATCGCCGCCGCGGTTTTCCTCTGCTACCTCTGTTTCCTCTGCGTGAGACCATTTGTAGTGGAATCGAATCCAGAACAGAACATTTCTCTGCAAACTGGTATCACGGCAGCAGATCGCGCATCCGCCCCCGGGACGTTCCAGCTTCGCCCGGGGGCGGATATCGTTTCGCCACCGATTTGCAGGTGGATGTGCCCCCCCCCCGTTCCCGAGCCTCGGACGACACCCGCGCCGACGCCTCTCTGCCCTACCTTCGCGAGCCGGCGGCAGCCATGCCCCGGCTCGCTTCGTTTTCGGCGCTGCGCGGCGGGACGGTCGTGCGAGAGGCTTCCGCGCCCTGCGGCAGGCATGGGTGCCGCGCGGGGAGGCCCTCACCCGCCGCCTTGGAGCGGCAACCCTCTCCCAGGTTTGGGCCCCAGGTTTGGGAGAGGTGGACTCGACAGGGAATCGGTGTGCGGGGGCTGGTTTTCCGTGTAACCTGTTCCTGTCCCTGCAGTTGCGTGAGGGATGCGCGCCCGGAGGGCCGGGACTCCGCCGCGACACGGGGTTTCGTCGCGGCGGTGGCCCGGCGCGGTTGGGCACGGTCGTATCGTGCCCTACCGCGCGCGCAGCCCGGCCCGGAGCGCAGCGGAGGGACACGCCCAGGACCGCAGTGCGAAAGTGCTGAGTGCGAAAGTGACGGCGATTCAGTCACTTTCGCACTCTCGCACTCTCGCACTCTCGCACTTCCTACCGGTGCACGCCCTCGCCGGTGATCACCGCCTCGGCGTAGCCGTTGTCGGGGTCGCCGCCGCGCTTGAGCACGCGGTCCACCGTCCCCGGGCCGCGGTTGTACGCCAGCAGCGCCAGCCGCTCGTCGCCGTCGTACTTGTCGATCAGCTCGCGCAGGTACTTGAACCCGATGGTCAGGTTCGTCTTCGGGTCGCGCAGGTCCTGCACGGTGACGTCCTTCTTCAGCCAGCGCGCGGTGGACGGCATGAGCTGCGTGAGGCCGATGGCGCCCACGTGGCTGGTGGCGCTGGTCTTGAACTCGCTCTCGGTGCGCACCATCCCGAAGGCCACGTCGGGGTCGATGTCTTCCTGCAGCGCCAGGTCGTAGATGGTCTCGGCCAGCTCGCGGTCGAGGCCCAGGTCCTTGTAGCGCTCCATCTTCTCCTGGATCACCGTGTCGCGCGCCGAGGTCTTCTCCTCGGCGATCTCGGTGGTGGCCTGGCGCCAGGCGTTGCCCACCGCCTGGTCGCTCATGGGGAGCACCTGCGGCACGAAGTGGAGCTGCTGCTCGTGCGAGGGGTCCACGCGCATCGAGTGGTAGCGCGCCACCGCCAGCGGCGCCGCCGCCCCGGCGATGGAGAGGCCGATCAGCCCGTGCCGCACCGGGTTGCGCCGGATGCGGTCCAGCGGAGAGGACCCGCGCCGGCGCAGGCGGACGCCTTCGCTCACCCGGTGGTCGCCGGCGCCGTCGTAGGCGCGGCGGTAACGCGGGTGCGCGGAGGTGCCGGCGTGCTCGGGGAAGCGGCGCTGCGCGCGGCCCACGGGGTGGACGGGGGCGTGCGTGCCGCGTTCCCACGGGGGCGGGGGGCGTCTCCTGGCTGCGTGCATCGCGGTCCTCCTCGTCGGGTGCTAAGTCGCTCTATGGCAACAGGTTGCGGAAGCGAAACGGACCCCCTGCCAGCAGCACGTTGCATGCCACCGGGACGGATGTTTCACCCGCCGTTCGCGTGTTCCGACGCGGTTCCGCCATCCCCCGCCCGGCCCGTTCAGGCCGCTGATACTCATTATTCCCGGGATTACTTCCGGATTTCCCCCGGAAGGGCCTTCACGCGGAGTCAACGGAGACCCCGCAGATCTCCGTTGACTCCGTTGATTCCGTGGGAGACGTTCAGTTACGGATCTCGATCCCGAAACGGTCCTCCGCAATGGAATCAGTGCCTCTCGGCTTGCTCGCGCGGCGCGGCGCCCGCATCTTCCACTCTCCACGCAGCATCCGCCACGGAGTTCGCCATGCCGAAGCCGTCCGGCGCCCGCGCCGCCCGCCCGGGCCCGCCATGAAGCGCCTGCACCCGCTGCTCTTCCTGCTGCTGGTGATCGCGGGCGTCAAGCTGTCGGAGCAGGTGTACCGGTGGCTGGCGTACGGCGAGGAGCGCGTGGCGGTGAAGGGGATGCGCGAGCAGCTGGTGACGGCCGGCGCCGACATCGTGGTGCTGCGCGCCGCCTCGGACAGCATGCGCGCGGTGGTGCAGGCGCACGACGCGGGGCTGGAGCGGGAGCACCGCTCGCTGCAGCGCTACAACCTGCTGGCCCATGACGGCACGCTGCCGCCCGACCTGTACGCGCGCTACAAGCGCGACCTGGCCCGCTACAACCTGCACGTGACCGAGCGCAACGCGAGGCTGCGCGACTGGCAGGAGGTCCAGGCGCGCTACAACGGGGCGGCCGACCGCTACAACCTGCTGGCCGACAGCATCCGCCAGCTCGCCACGCGCATGGGCGAGCCGTACTACGCGGTCCCCACCCCCGCCGAGGCGGCCATCGAGCGCGGCGTGCTCAAGCCGATGCCCTGACGCCGGTCCACGGATGCGAACCGACCCCCTCGCGGACGCCGGCGAGGGGGTTTTTCTTGATGCGGAGCGGGGATTCCCATCGTCCGCGGAACGCTCCTTGAATCGGGACGGCCCCCATGGCGACACAGGCCGGCGAAGTACGGTGGTGGCGGCGGGTGGGGACACCCGAGGAAGGGTTCGGCTACCTGCGGGCGGACGGCAGGCCGCTGCGCAGCCCGGCCGCGCTCGCCCGCATCCGCAGGCTGGTGATCCCCCCCGCCTGGACCGACGTCCGCATCTCCCCCGACCCGCAGTCGAAGGTCCAGGTCACCGGCAAGGACGCGGCGGGGCGCAAGCAGTACCGCTACCACCCCGACTTCGTGCGGCGCGGCGCGCGGCGCAAGTACCGCAAGCTGCTGCACTACGCCCGCGACCTGCCGCGCCTGCGCGAGACGACGGAGGAGCACCTCAAGCAGCCGGGGCTGGGGCGCCGGAAGGTGCTGGCGACGGTCGTCCGCCTCATCCAGCGCGGCTTCTTCCGCATCGGGAGCGAGAAGTACG
Coding sequences within it:
- a CDS encoding arginase family protein, whose protein sequence is MAIDLIQVPYDSAVRGARMGRGPLWLAENGATERLRAVDGDVRETVVEARPDFRAEVATAFELARSVALTVRTARGRGSFPLVLSGNCFAALGILAGLGTGDTGVVWLDAHGDLNTPETTASGFLDGMALATVIGRCWRTLAASVADFVPVPEERVALVGARDLDEGETRLLEHSRILLVRADEVRERGPEGALARLEALARRVSRVYLHLDLDVLDPAAGRANAFAVAGGLSADGVREAVSTIAERVPIAAAAVTAYDPDHDADGRMLETALGLMELLAEVGERPAALGSM
- a CDS encoding lytic transglycosylase domain-containing protein, whose product is MHAARRRPPPPWERGTHAPVHPVGRAQRRFPEHAGTSAHPRYRRAYDGAGDHRVSEGVRLRRRGSSPLDRIRRNPVRHGLIGLSIAGAAAPLAVARYHSMRVDPSHEQQLHFVPQVLPMSDQAVGNAWRQATTEIAEEKTSARDTVIQEKMERYKDLGLDRELAETIYDLALQEDIDPDVAFGMVRTESEFKTSATSHVGAIGLTQLMPSTARWLKKDVTVQDLRDPKTNLTIGFKYLRELIDKYDGDERLALLAYNRGPGTVDRVLKRGGDPDNGYAEAVITGEGVHR